A DNA window from Hordeum vulgare subsp. vulgare chromosome 1H, MorexV3_pseudomolecules_assembly, whole genome shotgun sequence contains the following coding sequences:
- the LOC123441358 gene encoding lipase-like: MARFILGLVELGVSAAVHLLFGFYVFSTAVAADISQAAAASGCPLLRRPPPAAGLVDVAAAGEEEERQGAAPVVLDGSPPPIVLVHGIFGFGKGRLGGMSYFAGAEKKDDRVLVPDLGSLTSIHDRARELFYYLKGGQVDYGVEHSQVYGHTRFGRIYDTGHYPVWDEQNPVHFVGHSAGAQVVRVLHQMLAEKAFPGHDTSEDWVLSLTSLSGALNGTTRTYYDGMLAEDGRSMKSICLLQLCRLGVIVYDWLDIPWLKNYYNFGFDHFEMSWRKVGFSGLVDLLLGNTGPFSSGDWILPDLTIQGSLKINSTLKTFPNTFYFSYATKRTRKLFGITVPSSVLGVHPMLFLRVLQMCMWRHPQNVPLPYKGYRDEDWEDNDGALNTISMTHPRIPIEHPNRFVIDDSDCNPLQPGIWYYKIIEGDHILFIVNRERAGVQFDLLYDGIFERCRKHAFRKSPPTVPNETSQ, from the exons ATGGCGAGGTTCATCCTGGGCCTGGTGGAGCTCGGGGTCAGCGCGGCCGTGCACCTGCTCTTCGGCTTCTACGTGTTCAGCACGGCCGTCGCGGCGGACATCTCGCAGGCCGCCGCCGCGTCCGGGTGCCCGCTGCTGCGCCGCCCGCCCCCGGCCGCGGGGCTCGTCGACGTCGCTgccgcgggggaggaggaggagcgccaggGCGCCGCGCCCGTCGTGCTCGACGGCTCGCCGCCGCCCATCGTCCTCGTCCACGGCATATTCGGCTTCGGCAAGGGG AGGCTCGGCGGGATGTCCTACTTCGCCGGCGCCGAGAAGAAGGACGACCGCGTGCTCGTGCCGGATTTGGGGTCGCTCACCAGCATCCATGACAG GGCGCGGGAGCTGTTCTACTACCTCAAGGGGGGACAGGTGGACTACGGCGTGGAGCACAGCCAGGTCTATGGGCACACTCGCTTCGGCAGGATCTATGACACTG GGCATTATCCGGTGTGGGACGAGCAGAACCCGGTGCACTTCGTGGGGCACTCGGCGGGCGCGCAGGTTGTGAGGGTGCTGCATCAGATGCTCGCTGAGAAG GCTTTCCCTGGGCATGATACTTCTGAAGACTGGGTTCTGAGCCTTACTTCCTTGTCAGGCGCGCTTAATGGAACCACACGGACTTACTACGACGGCATGCT GGCTGAAGATGGGAGATCCATGAAATCAATTtgtcttcttcagctctgccggcTTGGAGTCATTGTCTATGATTGGCTGGACATTCCTTGGCTGAAGAATTACTACAATTTCGGTTTTGATCACTTTGAAATGTCATGGAGGAAAGTTGGGTTTTCTGGTTTAGTTGATCTCCTGCTAGGGAATACTGGGCCGTTTTCCTCAGGAGACTGGATTCTCCCTGACCTCACAATTCAAGGATCTTTAAAAATTAACTCTACCCTCAAGACCTTTCCCAATACATTCTACTTCAGTTATGCTACAAAGAGAACTCGAAAGCTATTTGGAATTACAGTGCCATCTAGCGTCCTTGGAGTTCACCCGATGCTCTTTCTCAGAGTTCTTCAGATGTGTATGTGGCGGCACCCTCAAAACGTACCTCTACCTTACAAAGGATACAG GGATGAAGATTGGGAAGATAATGATGGGGCTTTGAACACAATCTCCATGACACACCCTCGCATTCCAATAGAGCATCCTAACCGTTTTGTAATAGATGATTCTGACTGCAATCCTTTGCAACCTGGGATATG GTATTACAAGATCATTGAGGGTGATCACATTCTTTTCATTGTAAATCGGGAAAGAGCTGGAGTGCAATTTGATTTGCTGTATGATGGCATTTTCGAGCGCTGCAGAAAGCATGCATTTAGGAAGAGCCCCCCTACCGTGCCAAATGAAACAAGTCAATAG